In the Gossypium raimondii isolate GPD5lz chromosome 9, ASM2569854v1, whole genome shotgun sequence genome, one interval contains:
- the LOC105797677 gene encoding protein NRT1/ PTR FAMILY 5.7, whose amino-acid sequence MANFKHCISSSWKWASSYIRFSKAAIFISGLIFSKSFIENAFKAFLIFYIIDSLENLSIGVAIVYTVAADGIQQFLVILIHHLAIDRHGDFRVIILTIPCLIFGLLILWLSSLLRSQQTRNQMLYIALPVILVGLAGKEVSLEGFLRQHFVEETIVVDETKSERQQEEDYNDIVDGRASLWSTGAGFLGQFICWTFTSSLRWQQRIMVSFIEVAAAYALFICGKRFFLRIPPTRRTAVSRLKEAGGLVKLIPLWLLFIPYCLVEVAGFSIFILQSDRLDTEINPRISLHSFNQVPVSSLYVFEQFISFLVSMSTKYLIRKLWSSEEAMQRGARYWRMGVGMAVGFGSLSSAWLVERRRSDLIKKNPNNDEVIRMTILWLAPQFGLLGIANGLVSKGLTDFFYDRVPESKRYFVVLFNQSLTVIGSFLSGLAVLLGPDWLGDTIDKRQLDKYLLMLAILNVAVLPLYIFLSLRFDWNIPDAVDGRDIEIEEVDGSDVEILIEEVDGRDVEIL is encoded by the exons ATGGCAAACTTCAAGCACTGTATATCCAGCTCATGGAAATGGGCGTCCTCTTACATTCGGTTCTCCAAGGCCGCCATATTCATCAGCG GTTTGATATTCAGCAAATCATTTATAGAGAACGCTTTTAAAGCATTCTTGATATTCTACATCATCGACTCCCTGGAAAACTTATCTATTGGGGTAGCTATAGTCTATACAGTAGCTGCAGATGGCATACAACAATTTCTGGTCATTCTCATTCACCACCTTGCAATTGATCGTCACGGTGATTTCCGAGTCATTATCCTCACCATCCCATGTTTGATCTTC GGATTATTGATATTATGGCTTTCTAGTTTGCTTCGATCCCAACAAACGAGGAATCAAATGCTTTACATAGCTCTACCGGTAATATTGGTTGGCTTAGCCGGAAAGGAAGTTTCTCTAGAAGGATTTTTACGTCAGCATTTTGTAGAAGAAACTATTGTTGTTGATGAGACTAAGTCGGAAAGACAACAGGAGGAAGACTATAACGATATTGTAGACGGTCGTGCTAGTTTATGGTCCACTGGTGCCGGCTTTCTTGGACAATTCATATGTTGGACGTTCACATCAAGCCTTCGTTGGCAGCAAAGGATCATGGTTTCATTCATCGAGGTGGCGGCGGCTTACGCACTTTTCATCTGCGGCAAACGATTTTTCCTACGCATACCTCCAACACGACGAACCGCTGTTTCTCGATTGAAGGAAGCGGGGGGGCTTGTGAAATTGATCCCTCTTTGGCTTTTATTCATCCCTTATTGTCTAGTGGAAGTTGCGGGTTTCTCCATTTTCATACTTCAAAGTGATAGATTGGATACCGAAATTAATCCCAGGATTTCTCTACATTCATTTAATCAAGTTCCCGTGAGCTCACTCTACGTGTTTGAACAATTCATAAGCTTTTTAGTATCCATGTCGACCAAGTATCTAATAAGGAAGCTTTGGAGCAGTGAAGAAGCCATGCAACGTGGTGCTAGATATTGGAGAATGGGTGTTGGGATGGCGGTTGGTTTTGGCTCCTTGTCAAGTGCTTGGTTAGTGGAGCGCCGGAGATCGGATCTAATCAAGAAAAACCCTAATAACGACGAAGTTATTCGCATGACAATACTATGGCTGGCTCCTCAGTTTGGCTTGCTAGGAATTGCCAATGGACTTGTTTCTAAGGGGCTAACAGATTTCTTTTATGACCGTGTGCCCGAATCCAAACGGTATTTTGTGGTCCTATTCAATCAAAGTTTGACGGTAATTGGGAGTTTCTTAAGTGGGCTTGCCGTTTTGCTTGGACCAGACTGGCTCGGCGACACCATTGACAAGCGTCAATTGGACAAGTACTTACTCATGTTGGCGATTTTGAATGTTGCTGTCCTGCCCCTTTACATCTTTCTTTCCTTAAGGTTTGATTGGAACATACCAGATGCGGTTGACGGAAGAGATATTGAGATAGAGGAGGTCGATGGAAGCGATGTTGAGATATTAATAGAGGAGGTGGATGGAAGGGATGTTGAGATATTATAG